The Silvanigrella paludirubra genome contains a region encoding:
- the hpt gene encoding hypoxanthine phosphoribosyltransferase, whose translation MQINVDGTLMNVGVLFSEIDIRERTKVIAQQINQDYGTKETLVVLIVLHGALIFGSDLVRNLEMPTEIETIRIKSYEGTSSTGNVTLVTPLPSSLDGKHVLVIEDIVDTGRSIDFLLKELQKTKALSVKICSLLDKPEAHEFPVKANYIGFTIQKNFVIGYGLDLNGKFRNLPYIANLTKA comes from the coding sequence ATGCAAATTAATGTGGATGGTACTTTAATGAATGTTGGTGTTCTATTTAGCGAAATAGACATTCGGGAACGTACCAAAGTTATCGCACAACAAATTAATCAAGACTATGGAACAAAAGAAACACTAGTTGTCCTTATTGTTCTTCACGGTGCGCTTATATTTGGTTCCGATTTAGTTCGAAATTTAGAAATGCCTACTGAAATTGAAACCATTCGCATTAAGAGTTACGAAGGAACTTCCAGTACAGGAAATGTTACATTAGTTACACCATTGCCAAGCTCTCTTGATGGAAAACATGTTTTAGTTATAGAAGACATTGTTGATACTGGACGCTCCATTGATTTTCTTTTAAAAGAATTACAAAAAACAAAAGCGCTCTCTGTTAAAATTTGTTCCTTATTAGACAAACCAGAAGCTCACGAATTTCCTGTTAAGGCAAATTATATCGGTTTTACAATTCAAAAAAACTTTGTCATTGGATATGGTTTAGATCTTAACGGTAAATTTAGAAACCTTCCTTATATCGCAAATCTTACGAAAGCATAA
- a CDS encoding YoaK family protein, whose translation MSLHFPTTYTKAMILSFSRKLGLGAVLAFVAGIVNSVGFLGFGQFVSHVSGHATFAAVEYSKHYYLLALTSFSALFFFILGAMSTALLLKGKTIEDFSVYISFPIYIEAILLSYVTLGSFYYTDLQLTYDSYGHANYFFILSFAMGLQNAVLRKKHGSHIRTTHMTGTATDIGVAIGSAIAWGFTSAFNHIKHWIQNKDKLHTREILVDSIKVVYIKSRVEHLFLHVITLTSFGIGAVLGTFGFIKFHFLILLIPIIILFAIGTIELLNHNGKIQNKE comes from the coding sequence ATGAGTTTACATTTTCCAACAACTTATACAAAAGCAATGATATTAAGTTTTTCTAGAAAACTAGGACTTGGTGCTGTTCTTGCCTTTGTTGCAGGAATTGTAAATTCAGTTGGCTTTTTAGGTTTTGGTCAATTTGTCTCCCACGTTTCTGGCCATGCAACCTTTGCTGCCGTTGAATATTCAAAACATTATTATTTATTAGCGTTGACCTCATTTAGTGCTTTATTCTTTTTTATTTTAGGAGCCATGTCCACAGCCCTTTTGCTTAAAGGAAAAACAATTGAAGACTTTAGTGTCTATATTTCTTTTCCCATCTACATAGAAGCCATTTTATTAAGCTATGTTACTTTAGGTTCATTTTATTATACTGACCTTCAATTAACTTATGACTCTTATGGACATGCTAATTATTTTTTTATTTTAAGTTTTGCTATGGGATTACAAAACGCCGTTTTAAGAAAAAAACACGGATCCCATATAAGAACGACCCATATGACGGGAACTGCTACAGATATTGGTGTTGCCATAGGAAGCGCAATTGCTTGGGGATTCACTTCTGCCTTCAATCATATTAAACATTGGATACAAAATAAAGATAAACTCCATACAAGAGAAATCCTTGTCGACTCCATTAAGGTAGTTTATATAAAGTCGAGAGTTGAACATCTTTTCCTTCATGTGATTACCCTCACATCATTTGGTATTGGGGCTGTTTTAGGTACATTTGGATTTATTAAATTTCATTTTTTAATCCTTTTAATCCCTATTATCATCTTATTTGCCATTGGTACTATTGAGCTTTTAAATCACAATGGGAAAATACAAAACAAAGAATAG
- the pepF gene encoding oligoendopeptidase F has product MKEAQKIKNRTEVPHEETWDLTDLFKDFGDWEKNFMALPKEEEIEKTIQQNFKNKLSESPKILLNCLLFKEELSRKLENLFVYASLRSTEDTSNTQATEAVGKIENKMSLLTSKFAFMNPEILTIKNLDEWIQLEPLKDYKFNLSELIRSKKHILSEKEEAILARVSVPLRIFDEIHSKWNNADLKFLPVLDSHGNSHIVSNSRYSLNLQSQDRTLRTNTFNSYYTEIAKWRNTITSNYYGNMVSGSNISKIRNFSGFLEGELFDDNIPLELYDGLISEVKKNIKLLHRSMKLRKNILKIDSVYPYDRAVSLYESKQNPTFSWEEGRDLVLKAIAPLGKEYVEIATKGLTKDRWIDRAENEGKRSGAFSWGTFDSRPYILQTWNGTLGDVYTLAHELGHSMHTYYSNKNQPYHKAHYTIFVAEVASTLNEALLSNYIITHMKGSDLAKSVLSENLENFEGTVLRQTLFAAFEREASKIVDQDETFTPDKLESIYLDLNKEWYGSESTFPEFTKYEWMRIPHFYSAFYVYKYATSYCASLALSEAFFVDENKAREQVFKILKAGGSKSPLEILKDAGIDFLTPAPVTNAFQNYQKNIQRAEEELF; this is encoded by the coding sequence ATGAAAGAAGCACAAAAAATAAAAAATAGAACTGAAGTACCTCATGAAGAAACCTGGGATTTAACAGATTTATTTAAAGATTTTGGAGACTGGGAAAAAAACTTTATGGCATTGCCAAAAGAAGAAGAAATCGAAAAGACAATACAACAAAATTTTAAAAATAAATTATCTGAATCTCCAAAAATATTGTTAAACTGTCTTCTTTTCAAAGAAGAATTATCTCGAAAACTAGAAAATTTATTTGTTTATGCTTCATTAAGAAGTACAGAAGACACATCAAATACACAAGCTACAGAAGCTGTAGGAAAAATTGAAAATAAAATGTCTTTATTAACTTCTAAATTTGCATTTATGAATCCTGAAATATTAACAATAAAAAATCTAGATGAATGGATACAACTAGAACCTTTAAAGGATTATAAATTTAATTTAAGTGAACTTATTCGAAGTAAAAAACATATATTAAGCGAAAAAGAAGAAGCTATATTAGCACGTGTATCTGTTCCTTTAAGAATATTTGATGAAATACATAGTAAATGGAATAATGCCGATCTTAAATTTTTACCCGTTTTAGATTCCCATGGAAATTCTCATATTGTTTCTAATTCTAGATATTCGCTGAATTTACAATCACAAGATAGAACTTTAAGAACAAATACCTTTAATTCTTATTATACTGAAATTGCAAAATGGCGTAATACAATAACATCCAATTATTATGGAAATATGGTTTCAGGTTCTAATATTTCTAAAATAAGAAATTTTTCTGGCTTTTTAGAAGGAGAATTATTTGATGATAATATTCCTCTCGAATTATATGATGGTTTAATTTCAGAAGTGAAAAAAAATATCAAACTTTTACATAGAAGTATGAAATTAAGAAAAAATATTTTAAAAATAGATTCTGTTTATCCATATGATAGAGCTGTTTCTTTATATGAAAGTAAACAAAACCCTACATTTTCTTGGGAAGAAGGAAGAGATCTTGTTTTAAAAGCAATTGCCCCATTAGGAAAAGAATATGTTGAAATAGCAACAAAAGGTCTTACAAAAGATCGTTGGATTGATAGAGCAGAAAACGAAGGAAAAAGATCAGGTGCATTCTCCTGGGGAACGTTTGATTCTCGTCCCTATATTTTACAAACTTGGAATGGTACTTTAGGAGATGTCTATACTTTAGCACATGAATTAGGTCACTCCATGCATACATACTATAGTAACAAAAACCAACCTTATCATAAGGCTCATTATACGATTTTTGTTGCAGAAGTAGCAAGTACTTTAAACGAAGCATTATTAAGTAACTATATTATCACTCATATGAAAGGTAGTGATTTAGCGAAATCTGTTTTATCAGAAAATTTAGAAAATTTTGAAGGAACTGTTTTAAGACAAACATTATTTGCTGCATTTGAAAGAGAAGCTTCTAAAATAGTAGATCAAGATGAAACTTTTACTCCTGATAAACTAGAAAGTATTTATTTAGACTTAAATAAAGAATGGTATGGATCTGAATCTACTTTTCCTGAGTTTACTAAATATGAGTGGATGCGTATTCCGCATTTTTATTCTGCATTTTATGTTTATAAATATGCGACAAGTTATTGTGCTTCTTTAGCACTATCAGAAGCATTTTTTGTTGATGAAAATAAAGCTAGAGAACAAGTTTTTAAAATATTAAAAGCAGGTGGATCAAAATCACCACTTGAAATATTAAAAGACGCAGGAATAGATTTTCTTACTCCAGCTCCCGTAACAAATGCATTTCAAAATTATCAAAAGAATATTCAAAGGGCAGAAGAGGAACTTTTTTAA
- a CDS encoding mannose-1-phosphate guanylyltransferase, protein MKNDIFEKNLNIYSIILCGGSGTRLWPLSRKSFPKQFLSLGSDKKSLLQLSLDRVKNISPPKNRWIVTAKGQEDICSKQVGSNADRIIIEPEARNTAPAIALTAWQLMKEDPESIMVILSSDHSIQNVRSFEQTIYDAVHLAKQNFFVTVGIQPTYPATGFGYIEQGLPLDIEGNILSPQKLTETSATGYSVRSFREKPNQAAAEQFLRTQKYLWNAGIFVWKTKTFWNAFSHIQAETASLIESITPDNLAEVYSKIENSPIDIAFIEQTSHVACVPANFDWNDVGSWSAVRECFEQDNQGNNVSGDVFHLETKNSIIHTTGPFVSVIGMENVAVVATNDAVLVMPLNRSQDVKKTIQYLETKNQKLL, encoded by the coding sequence TTGAAAAATGATATATTTGAAAAAAATCTTAATATTTATTCCATAATTTTATGCGGTGGTTCTGGAACAAGACTCTGGCCATTATCAAGAAAATCGTTTCCAAAACAGTTCCTTTCTCTGGGTTCAGATAAAAAGTCTTTACTCCAACTTTCCTTAGATAGAGTTAAAAATATTTCACCTCCCAAAAATCGCTGGATCGTCACTGCGAAAGGGCAAGAAGATATATGCAGTAAACAAGTAGGATCGAATGCAGATAGAATCATTATTGAACCTGAAGCTAGAAATACAGCACCTGCTATTGCTTTAACAGCATGGCAACTTATGAAAGAAGACCCTGAGTCTATTATGGTTATCCTTTCATCAGATCATTCTATACAAAATGTCCGCTCCTTTGAGCAAACCATTTATGATGCCGTACATTTAGCAAAACAGAACTTTTTCGTAACAGTTGGCATTCAACCAACCTACCCCGCAACAGGATTTGGTTATATTGAACAAGGTTTACCTTTAGATATAGAAGGAAACATTCTTTCTCCTCAAAAATTAACCGAAACATCCGCTACAGGTTATAGCGTCCGCAGTTTTAGAGAAAAACCAAACCAAGCAGCAGCAGAGCAATTTTTGAGAACTCAAAAATATCTTTGGAACGCTGGTATTTTTGTTTGGAAAACAAAAACATTTTGGAATGCTTTTTCCCATATTCAAGCAGAAACTGCTAGTTTAATTGAGTCTATTACTCCTGATAATTTAGCAGAAGTTTATTCGAAAATTGAAAATTCTCCAATTGACATCGCTTTTATTGAGCAAACAAGTCATGTCGCTTGTGTACCTGCAAATTTTGACTGGAATGATGTAGGGTCTTGGTCAGCTGTTAGAGAATGTTTTGAACAAGACAATCAAGGTAACAATGTTTCTGGTGATGTTTTTCATTTGGAAACAAAAAATAGTATAATTCACACTACTGGACCTTTCGTCTCTGTTATTGGTATGGAAAATGTTGCGGTTGTTGCTACGAATGATGCCGTTCTTGTTATGCCTCTCAATCGAAGCCAAGACGTAAAAAAGACAATCCAATATCTCGAAACAAAAAATCAAAAGTTACTTTAA
- a CDS encoding class I SAM-dependent methyltransferase, with translation MFELNSYKDIFNKRGKEYNYAMELCPHARDQEFLNSIQFLDNNKTLNILDIPSGGGYLRKFIPTYQNLVCAEETDYFYSVCKELPNQQKLKYDTNSTIQIKNEYFDCIMSIAGLHHLENKDWIISEMYRLLKRSGEIIISDAEVNSKVSKWLNEFIESNNSLGHKGIFLDNNFDKLISKTGFKILFSDIIRYSWNFDCIDSMVLYCKNLFGIDKCSNYEILNGLKEYLGFKTESGTVKLNWELKFIHAVKE, from the coding sequence ATGTTTGAATTAAATAGTTATAAAGATATATTTAATAAAAGAGGAAAAGAATATAATTATGCAATGGAATTATGTCCTCATGCTAGGGATCAAGAATTTCTAAATTCAATACAATTTCTAGATAATAATAAAACTTTAAATATATTAGATATTCCATCTGGTGGAGGTTATTTAAGAAAATTTATACCAACTTATCAAAATCTAGTTTGTGCAGAGGAAACAGATTACTTCTATTCTGTCTGCAAAGAACTACCAAATCAACAAAAATTAAAATATGACACAAATTCAACTATTCAAATTAAAAATGAATATTTTGATTGCATAATGAGTATTGCTGGTCTGCATCACCTAGAAAATAAAGACTGGATTATTTCCGAAATGTATCGTCTTTTAAAAAGAAGTGGTGAGATTATAATTTCCGATGCTGAAGTAAATTCAAAAGTATCAAAATGGTTAAATGAATTTATTGAATCAAACAATTCATTGGGACATAAAGGGATATTTCTAGATAATAATTTTGATAAATTAATATCTAAAACTGGATTTAAAATTCTTTTTAGTGACATCATTCGCTATTCATGGAATTTTGATTGTATTGATTCGATGGTATTGTATTGCAAAAATCTTTTTGGAATTGATAAATGTAGCAATTATGAAATACTAAATGGATTAAAAGAGTATTTAGGATTTAAAACTGAAAGCGGGACTGTAAAGTTAAACTGGGAATTAAAATTTATTCATGCAGTAAAAGAATAA
- a CDS encoding M1 family metallopeptidase — protein MILGSHLEKWIHLNFLDQESSTMGLSNFPAYNKSKKNYDASRPAEQKHIYLKAEILFDKETLIADCFIIFKSKIDNLNQIVINAKEMQIHDISFSKIKFEDLYSSNKKTIPNINTIEQTKLEKCDFEIETDEINIYLPKKVSKDNWFLLKLNYKIANPRSGFYFVHSKKKSHASYNCVWTQGQDSDSPFWFPCQDDPRLKITTSIQMTFPKDWNAMSNGIKTSEKNSGKNKTQIWEMSKPHSPYLVAFAAGDMFYCKDRWRGKEVSLLLPYKYENQKDEILNETKEMLEFYSNYWDFEFVWEKYGQAFVADFLYGGMENTSITINTDEVLGPKLFSQGSERRSYLVMHEMAHQWFGDLLTCKSWSEGWLNEGFATQSEMLWDEHINGKTSGIFYARENYLKGYLSESKTYIRPLVCNQYEFPSEIFDAHLYEKGALFLNYLRDILGESSFQKSINYYLTEYSYKPVETKDLMNSIQYITGVNPSIYFDNFVFRAGHPELDVTFEFSNYDQNFLNINILQKQTISKEFPLFNFETYILIQYKNGTREEIKIIVDEKSKKLTIPLKHKISFCIFDPRSSLPAEIQIKFPESFIKDIFQLNNKNDSFFKYLASKCICNQYNTIENFKLIKEWLSNEESFRARAATYELLSEKASQYAYDILNSLEEKNPLAKSNFLFAISESNHLNPIATYDKYLKIALNEKEVLNIRDAAIRGILKLSQKYSLFRTEEMKKKTLLFAFSLLEKESFNGIIENAAFALIGEFCEISHLKTLIPYTENITQHWRINIGALGALAKLSARNINSRPDIRPALNRYTETLFPIRISASLPELWSQSLDPYYESSYTKFINRKNYGILSMLIPRARRSQIRFHKNLDSKNFNEKILEISELKDKLSIIQKDLDELKQILKDKK, from the coding sequence ATGATACTAGGTTCACATTTAGAAAAATGGATTCATTTAAATTTTTTAGATCAAGAATCTTCAACTATGGGCTTAAGCAATTTTCCTGCTTATAATAAATCTAAAAAAAACTATGATGCATCAAGACCAGCTGAGCAAAAACATATCTATTTAAAAGCAGAAATTCTTTTTGACAAAGAAACTTTAATAGCTGATTGCTTTATTATATTTAAATCCAAAATAGATAATTTAAATCAAATAGTAATTAATGCAAAAGAAATGCAAATTCATGATATATCTTTTTCTAAAATCAAATTTGAAGATTTATACTCTTCTAATAAAAAAACAATTCCAAATATCAATACTATCGAACAAACTAAACTTGAAAAATGCGATTTTGAAATTGAAACAGATGAAATCAATATCTATTTACCTAAAAAAGTATCAAAAGATAATTGGTTTTTATTGAAATTAAACTATAAAATAGCAAATCCAAGATCAGGATTTTATTTTGTTCATTCAAAGAAAAAAAGTCATGCCTCTTATAATTGTGTATGGACCCAAGGCCAGGATTCCGATTCTCCTTTTTGGTTTCCATGTCAAGATGATCCAAGGTTAAAAATAACAACCTCCATACAAATGACTTTCCCAAAAGATTGGAATGCCATGTCAAATGGCATAAAAACTTCTGAAAAAAATTCTGGAAAAAACAAAACCCAAATTTGGGAAATGTCAAAGCCACATTCTCCTTATTTGGTCGCATTTGCTGCTGGAGATATGTTTTATTGTAAAGATCGTTGGCGCGGAAAAGAAGTAAGCCTTTTATTACCTTATAAATATGAAAATCAAAAAGACGAAATACTTAATGAAACAAAAGAAATGTTAGAGTTTTATTCTAACTACTGGGACTTTGAATTTGTTTGGGAAAAATATGGCCAAGCATTTGTAGCTGACTTTCTATACGGTGGCATGGAAAATACCAGTATTACAATAAATACAGATGAGGTTTTAGGACCTAAACTTTTTTCTCAAGGAAGCGAAAGAAGATCTTATCTTGTTATGCATGAAATGGCACACCAATGGTTTGGAGATCTATTAACTTGTAAATCTTGGAGTGAAGGCTGGTTAAATGAAGGCTTTGCAACACAAAGTGAAATGCTCTGGGATGAACATATTAATGGTAAAACAAGTGGCATTTTTTATGCAAGAGAAAACTATTTAAAAGGTTATTTAAGTGAATCTAAAACTTATATTCGACCTCTTGTGTGCAATCAATATGAATTTCCTTCCGAAATTTTTGATGCTCATTTATATGAAAAAGGCGCTTTGTTTTTAAATTATTTGAGAGATATTTTAGGTGAATCCTCCTTTCAAAAATCTATAAACTACTATTTAACAGAATATTCATACAAACCAGTTGAAACCAAAGACTTAATGAATTCTATTCAATATATCACAGGAGTAAATCCTTCTATATATTTTGATAATTTTGTCTTTAGAGCTGGACATCCTGAACTTGATGTTACCTTTGAATTTTCAAATTATGATCAAAACTTTTTAAATATAAATATATTACAAAAGCAAACAATTTCTAAAGAATTTCCTCTTTTTAATTTTGAAACCTATATTTTAATTCAATACAAAAATGGAACAAGAGAGGAAATTAAAATAATTGTAGATGAAAAATCAAAGAAATTAACAATACCTTTAAAGCATAAAATTTCTTTTTGTATTTTTGATCCAAGATCATCTCTACCCGCAGAAATTCAAATTAAATTTCCTGAAAGTTTTATTAAAGATATTTTTCAATTAAATAACAAAAATGATTCATTTTTCAAATATTTAGCAAGTAAATGCATTTGTAACCAATATAACACTATTGAAAATTTTAAATTAATTAAAGAATGGCTAAGTAATGAAGAAAGTTTTAGAGCAAGAGCAGCAACATATGAATTATTATCTGAAAAAGCATCTCAATATGCTTATGATATATTAAATTCATTAGAAGAAAAAAATCCATTAGCAAAATCGAATTTCCTTTTTGCAATATCAGAATCAAATCATTTAAATCCAATAGCTACTTATGATAAATATTTAAAAATAGCTTTGAATGAGAAAGAAGTTTTAAATATTAGAGATGCCGCTATACGCGGAATATTGAAGTTAAGTCAGAAATATTCTTTATTTAGAACAGAAGAAATGAAGAAAAAAACCCTTCTTTTTGCATTTTCTTTATTAGAGAAAGAATCTTTTAATGGAATTATTGAAAATGCAGCATTTGCTCTAATAGGTGAGTTTTGTGAAATAAGTCATCTTAAAACTTTAATTCCTTATACAGAAAATATTACCCAACACTGGAGAATAAATATTGGTGCGCTTGGTGCTTTAGCAAAGCTTTCGGCAAGAAATATAAATTCTAGACCTGATATACGGCCTGCTTTAAACCGCTATACAGAAACTTTGTTTCCCATTAGAATATCAGCATCTCTTCCCGAATTATGGTCCCAGTCTCTCGATCCCTACTACGAATCCTCATATACAAAATTTATTAATAGAAAAAACTATGGCATTCTTTCTATGTTAATTCCTAGGGCAAGAAGATCTCAAATACGATTTCATAAAAACCTTGATAGCAAGAATTTTAACGAGAAAATTCTAGAAATATCTGAGCTAAAAGATAAATTATCAATTATACAAAAAGATCTTGACGAATTAAAACAAATTTTAAAAGATAAAAAGTAA
- the hemE gene encoding uroporphyrinogen decarboxylase — protein MSKILLEAAQGKKTNKIPLWLMRQAGRYLPEYREIRKRHNTLEMFKTPSIAAEITLQPLKRFNLDGAILYADILLIPDAMGLDLFFVEKEGPRFSKTIRSETDLNQIISLAENTDKLLEKLSYVSETLDRVKQNLSKETTLLGFAGAPFTVASYMIEGGSSSKGDFFECKKFMFTEPKAFHKLMDLITNATIAYLKMQIKFGAEIVQLFESWSGALSPDQYNEFCLPYTKKIVDEIKKQIPVIHFFGQGASLIPEALKINPNVHSVDWRQDLSYVSSALNGSGIALQGNLDPLLLYAPQNRLIEKIEHCLTIGSAHPHGYIFNLGHGCTQHTPIENISCLVNTVNNFKS, from the coding sequence ATGAGCAAAATTCTTCTTGAAGCGGCACAAGGTAAAAAAACAAATAAAATACCTTTATGGTTAATGCGCCAAGCAGGCCGCTATCTTCCCGAATATCGAGAAATTAGAAAAAGACATAATACTTTGGAAATGTTTAAAACACCCTCTATCGCCGCTGAAATTACTTTACAACCATTAAAAAGATTTAATTTAGATGGTGCTATTCTTTATGCAGATATATTACTTATTCCTGATGCTATGGGATTAGATTTATTTTTTGTAGAAAAAGAAGGTCCTCGTTTTTCAAAAACTATCCGCTCAGAAACAGACTTGAATCAAATTATTTCTTTAGCTGAAAATACAGACAAGCTTTTAGAGAAATTAAGTTACGTTAGTGAAACTCTGGATCGTGTTAAACAAAATCTATCTAAAGAAACAACTCTTCTTGGATTTGCTGGTGCGCCATTTACAGTTGCAAGTTATATGATAGAAGGTGGAAGTAGTTCGAAAGGCGATTTTTTTGAATGTAAAAAATTTATGTTTACGGAACCTAAAGCCTTTCATAAACTTATGGATCTCATTACAAATGCAACGATCGCTTATTTAAAAATGCAAATTAAATTCGGGGCAGAAATTGTTCAACTTTTTGAAAGTTGGTCTGGAGCATTATCACCTGATCAATATAATGAATTTTGTTTGCCTTATACTAAAAAAATTGTAGATGAAATTAAAAAACAAATTCCCGTAATTCATTTTTTTGGACAAGGGGCATCTCTAATACCAGAAGCTTTAAAAATAAATCCAAATGTCCATAGCGTTGATTGGAGACAAGATCTTTCTTATGTTTCGAGCGCTCTTAATGGTTCTGGTATTGCACTACAAGGAAACCTAGATCCCTTGTTGCTTTATGCACCTCAAAATCGCTTAATTGAAAAAATTGAACATTGTTTAACAATAGGTTCCGCACATCCACATGGTTATATTTTTAATTTAGGTCATGGTTGCACTCAACATACACCAATTGAAAATATTTCTTGTTTAGTAAATACAGTAAATAATTTTAAATCATAA
- a CDS encoding purine-nucleoside phosphorylase has protein sequence MSQSKYMKKVIQSVDFLKNWHGKAPEIAIVLGSGLSDAIPGINEMKSAKYSEIPGFKGSTVQGHKGDLRIGEIKVTMPDGFKKSREIAFLRGRNHAYEGNDAGEVVHNIRSLISWGVKGIILTNAAGCLNTEWELGKMMIITDHINSTALSPLNGEFGEGFGAQFVDMSSSYDKKWQKQFEDIAHSLDQKIYSGIYYGVLGAHYETPAEIRMFKSFGAGAVGMSTVLETIAARQMGAKVAGLSCLTNYGAGLKHEQLSHNEVMDMGNRFSHDMANIVLKAAVTLEI, from the coding sequence ATGTCACAAAGTAAATATATGAAAAAAGTAATTCAAAGTGTTGATTTTTTAAAAAACTGGCATGGCAAAGCTCCCGAAATAGCAATTGTTTTGGGTTCTGGCCTCTCTGATGCCATTCCTGGTATCAATGAAATGAAATCAGCTAAATATTCAGAAATTCCAGGATTTAAAGGTTCCACAGTCCAAGGCCATAAAGGAGATCTTCGCATAGGTGAAATTAAAGTAACTATGCCTGATGGATTTAAAAAATCACGTGAAATCGCTTTTCTGCGCGGAAGAAATCATGCTTACGAAGGAAATGATGCTGGCGAAGTCGTTCATAATATTAGAAGTCTAATATCTTGGGGGGTTAAAGGAATTATATTGACAAACGCAGCAGGCTGTCTGAATACAGAGTGGGAATTGGGAAAAATGATGATTATTACAGATCATATCAATTCTACTGCTCTTAGCCCACTTAACGGTGAATTTGGTGAAGGATTTGGTGCTCAATTTGTTGATATGTCATCAAGCTATGACAAAAAATGGCAAAAGCAATTTGAAGACATAGCACACTCGTTGGATCAAAAAATTTATAGCGGAATATATTACGGAGTTCTTGGAGCTCATTATGAAACTCCTGCTGAAATAAGAATGTTTAAATCTTTTGGTGCTGGCGCAGTTGGAATGAGCACTGTTCTTGAAACCATTGCTGCTAGACAAATGGGTGCAAAAGTTGCAGGACTAAGTTGTCTAACAAATTATGGCGCAGGCTTAAAACATGAGCAACTTTCCCATAATGAAGTAATGGATATGGGAAATCGCTTTTCACATGACATGGCAAATATTGTTCTCAAAGCAGCAGTAACGCTTGAGATTTAG
- the hxpB gene encoding hexitol phosphatase HxpB, translated as MNLKKSENNRGCVIFDMDGVLIDSEPYWKEAILSVFTKLGIPLTREMAEQTMGLRLDNVVEYWFKRYPWKLKSKQEVAFDIKDIVRTIILEKGTAKPGAIELIQELSQLNVPMAICSSSAMSIIEAVTEKIGLNNEIKILQTGDDCFYGKPHPEPYLTTAKRLNETPPSFCVVIEDSLNGAISGKAAGMNVIAVPEEHNYEKRIFDFCDAKFKSLEDITPEFIFNLIKIKNGIN; from the coding sequence ATGAATTTAAAAAAGAGTGAGAATAATCGGGGTTGTGTCATTTTCGATATGGATGGCGTTCTTATAGATTCAGAACCTTATTGGAAAGAAGCGATACTTTCTGTTTTTACAAAACTTGGAATTCCGTTAACTCGCGAAATGGCGGAACAAACAATGGGTCTGAGACTTGATAATGTCGTTGAATATTGGTTTAAACGTTATCCTTGGAAATTAAAATCAAAACAAGAAGTTGCATTTGATATCAAAGATATTGTGCGAACAATCATTTTAGAAAAAGGAACAGCTAAGCCTGGGGCAATTGAACTCATTCAAGAACTTTCTCAATTAAATGTTCCAATGGCCATTTGTTCTTCTTCGGCTATGTCAATAATAGAGGCGGTAACTGAAAAAATTGGTTTGAACAATGAAATTAAAATTCTGCAAACAGGAGATGATTGTTTTTATGGAAAACCGCATCCCGAACCTTATTTGACTACAGCAAAAAGATTAAATGAGACTCCCCCCTCTTTTTGTGTAGTTATTGAAGACTCTTTAAATGGTGCCATTTCAGGAAAAGCGGCAGGAATGAATGTAATTGCAGTGCCTGAAGAACATAATTATGAAAAAAGAATTTTTGATTTTTGTGATGCAAAATTTAAATCTTTAGAAGATATTACACCTGAATTTATTTTTAATTTAATTAAAATAAAAAATGGAATTAATTAA